Proteins from a genomic interval of Micropterus dolomieu isolate WLL.071019.BEF.003 ecotype Adirondacks linkage group LG16, ASM2129224v1, whole genome shotgun sequence:
- the st8sia1 gene encoding alpha-N-acetylneuraminide alpha-2,8-sialyltransferase isoform X2, which translates to MVSGRKITDRRTEKEQERKLLTKCCDPRRMFAVTKENSPMGKVLWYDGEFYHSHTVNNDTYPLFVQDNPLQLPLKKCAVVGNGGILRHSKCGRDIDQADFIMRCNLPPLSKEYVEDVGTRTHLVTANPSIIEKRFQNLLWSRKTFVDSMKVYGSSYIYMPAFSMKPGTDLSLRAYYALADTSSNLTMLFANPEFLLTVGKFWKARNVHAKRLSTGLFLVSLALGLCEEVTAYGFWPFSVGLDKQPVSHHYYDNILPYKWFHAMPEEFVQLWQLHKSGTLRIRVGHCPPQE; encoded by the exons GAAGTTGCTGACAAAGTGCTGTGATCCCCGGAGGATGTTTGCAGTGACCAAGGAGAACTCGCCGATGGGCAAGGTCCTGTGGTATGATGGCGAGTTTTACCACTCGCACACTGTCAACAATGACACCTACCCACTCTTTGTACAG GACAACCCTCTGCAGCTGCCCCTGAAGAAGTGCGCGGTGGTGGGCAACGGTGGCATTCTCCGGCACAGCAAATGTGGAAGGGACATTGACCAGGCCGACTTCATCATGCG GTGTAACCTTCCACCGCTTTCAAAGGAATATGTGGAGGATGTGGGAACCAGAACACATCTGGTTACGGCCAACCCCAGCATCATAGAGAAAAG aTTTCAGAACCTTCTGTGGTCGAGAAAAACTTTTGTGGATAGTATGAAGGTTTACGGCTCAAGCTACATCTACATGCCAGCGTTCTCCATGAAGCCTGGCACCGACCTGTCATTGCGGGCATATTACGCTCTGGCAGACACCTCTTCCAACCTCACGATGCTATTTGCAAACCCAGAATTCCTGCTCACAGTGGGAAAATTCTGGAAAGCCCGCAACGTGCACGCCAAACGTCTCTCTACAGGGCTCTTCCTGGTCAGCTTGGCGTTGGGGCTGTGCGAGGAAGTGACGGCCTATGGCTTCTGGCCATTTTCTGTCGGCCTGGACAAGCAGCCAGTCAGCCATCATTACTACGACAACATCTTGCCCTATAAATGGTTCCATGCAATGCCTGAGGAGTTTGTCCAGCTTTGGCAGCTGCACAAAAGTGGAACACTGCGCATTAGAGTGGGACACTGTCCTCCTCAGGAATGA
- the st8sia1 gene encoding alpha-N-acetylneuraminide alpha-2,8-sialyltransferase isoform X1, with the protein MLVRCYRGKLSVWAALCVLVLCWFYVYPGYRLPRDKEIVEEVLRQGEAWKKNKTGIDLFRKLLTKCCDPRRMFAVTKENSPMGKVLWYDGEFYHSHTVNNDTYPLFVQDNPLQLPLKKCAVVGNGGILRHSKCGRDIDQADFIMRCNLPPLSKEYVEDVGTRTHLVTANPSIIEKRFQNLLWSRKTFVDSMKVYGSSYIYMPAFSMKPGTDLSLRAYYALADTSSNLTMLFANPEFLLTVGKFWKARNVHAKRLSTGLFLVSLALGLCEEVTAYGFWPFSVGLDKQPVSHHYYDNILPYKWFHAMPEEFVQLWQLHKSGTLRIRVGHCPPQE; encoded by the exons ATGTTGGTGCGATGCTACCGAGGAAAGCTGTCGGTGTGGGCCGCTCTATGCGTGCTGGTGCTCTGCTGGTTCTACGTTTACCCCGGCTACAGACTCCCCCGCGATAAAGAAATAGTGGAAGAGGTGCTGAGGCAGGGGGAAGCTTGGAAGAAGAACAAGACGGGCATCGATTTATTCAG GAAGTTGCTGACAAAGTGCTGTGATCCCCGGAGGATGTTTGCAGTGACCAAGGAGAACTCGCCGATGGGCAAGGTCCTGTGGTATGATGGCGAGTTTTACCACTCGCACACTGTCAACAATGACACCTACCCACTCTTTGTACAG GACAACCCTCTGCAGCTGCCCCTGAAGAAGTGCGCGGTGGTGGGCAACGGTGGCATTCTCCGGCACAGCAAATGTGGAAGGGACATTGACCAGGCCGACTTCATCATGCG GTGTAACCTTCCACCGCTTTCAAAGGAATATGTGGAGGATGTGGGAACCAGAACACATCTGGTTACGGCCAACCCCAGCATCATAGAGAAAAG aTTTCAGAACCTTCTGTGGTCGAGAAAAACTTTTGTGGATAGTATGAAGGTTTACGGCTCAAGCTACATCTACATGCCAGCGTTCTCCATGAAGCCTGGCACCGACCTGTCATTGCGGGCATATTACGCTCTGGCAGACACCTCTTCCAACCTCACGATGCTATTTGCAAACCCAGAATTCCTGCTCACAGTGGGAAAATTCTGGAAAGCCCGCAACGTGCACGCCAAACGTCTCTCTACAGGGCTCTTCCTGGTCAGCTTGGCGTTGGGGCTGTGCGAGGAAGTGACGGCCTATGGCTTCTGGCCATTTTCTGTCGGCCTGGACAAGCAGCCAGTCAGCCATCATTACTACGACAACATCTTGCCCTATAAATGGTTCCATGCAATGCCTGAGGAGTTTGTCCAGCTTTGGCAGCTGCACAAAAGTGGAACACTGCGCATTAGAGTGGGACACTGTCCTCCTCAGGAATGA
- the LOC123984649 gene encoding troponin I, slow skeletal muscle-like isoform X2, with protein sequence MNPKGDKPKSKISASRKLSLKMLLLTRACEDLERERQEREEEKVRYLGEKLPPLQLSGLPLEELQNLCRQLHSKIDVVDEERYDCESKVSKHNKDIHELKLKVQDLGGKFKKPALRKVRVSADEMMRALLGSKHKGSMDLRANLKSVKKEDVKQDKVLTSEVSDWRKNVEAMSGMEGRKKMFDTGGAGQ encoded by the exons ATGAATCCCAAAGGGGATAAG CCGAAGTCGAAGATTTCGGCTTCCCGCAAGCTCTCCCTCAAG ATGCTTCTCCTCACAAGAGCCTGTGAGGATTTGGAGAGGGAGAGGCaagaaagggaggaagagaaagtgCGCTATCTGGGAGAGAAGTTGCCCCCTTTGCAACTGTCTGGATTACCACTGGAAGAGCTTCAA AATCTATGCAGACAGCTTCATTCAAAAATTGATGTTGTGGATGAGGAGAGATATGACTGTGAATCCAAAGTGAGCAAACACAACAAAGAT ATCCATGAGCTGAAGCTAAAGGTACAGGACCTTGGAGGCAAGTTCAAAAAGCCTGCCCTGAGGAAGGTGAGGGTGTCAGCAGATGAGATGATGAGAGCTCTACTGGGCTCCAAACACAAGGGCTCAATGGACCTCAGAGCCAACCTCaagtctgtgaagaaggaggacGTCAAACAGGACAAG GTGCTCACTAGTGAAGTGAGTGACTGGCGTAAGAACGTGGAGGCTATGTCAGGCATGGAGGGTCGCAAGAAGATGTTTGATACAGGCGGCGCCGGACAGTGA
- the LOC123984649 gene encoding troponin I, slow skeletal muscle-like isoform X1: protein MEPSRHKAMNPKGDKPKSKISASRKLSLKMLLLTRACEDLERERQEREEEKVRYLGEKLPPLQLSGLPLEELQNLCRQLHSKIDVVDEERYDCESKVSKHNKDIHELKLKVQDLGGKFKKPALRKVRVSADEMMRALLGSKHKGSMDLRANLKSVKKEDVKQDKVLTSEVSDWRKNVEAMSGMEGRKKMFDTGGAGQ from the exons ATG GAGCCCAGCAGACACAAAGCGATGAATCCCAAAGGGGATAAG CCGAAGTCGAAGATTTCGGCTTCCCGCAAGCTCTCCCTCAAG ATGCTTCTCCTCACAAGAGCCTGTGAGGATTTGGAGAGGGAGAGGCaagaaagggaggaagagaaagtgCGCTATCTGGGAGAGAAGTTGCCCCCTTTGCAACTGTCTGGATTACCACTGGAAGAGCTTCAA AATCTATGCAGACAGCTTCATTCAAAAATTGATGTTGTGGATGAGGAGAGATATGACTGTGAATCCAAAGTGAGCAAACACAACAAAGAT ATCCATGAGCTGAAGCTAAAGGTACAGGACCTTGGAGGCAAGTTCAAAAAGCCTGCCCTGAGGAAGGTGAGGGTGTCAGCAGATGAGATGATGAGAGCTCTACTGGGCTCCAAACACAAGGGCTCAATGGACCTCAGAGCCAACCTCaagtctgtgaagaaggaggacGTCAAACAGGACAAG GTGCTCACTAGTGAAGTGAGTGACTGGCGTAAGAACGTGGAGGCTATGTCAGGCATGGAGGGTCGCAAGAAGATGTTTGATACAGGCGGCGCCGGACAGTGA